The genomic window GGCTTAACATCAACCATTTAATCAAACAGGAAGAATTCGAACCATACTAAAACAATTCCATTTTCTGCTATGGCGAACATTAATTTGTCAACAGATACGCACTTGAGAGTATCTAGAAAAATGTATTTGTGAAAGCTGCAGTAGTTCTGCGCTAAATATTCTGAAGGGGAtactctatatatattacgTTTCAATGATATTCATTCTTAAGGATGCACTAGATTTTTCTATCTctttgtatatatatatattcttggTTTATGGGTCCAACGACCCGTAGTTTATAAGACAAGTTAACtactttcaaaaaaaaaaaaagtaaatagtttttgtttcaatgtAATACAACAAGCATAATGTTCCCATTATTGTCTCGTCTATAGATTaaataaaagtatataaTGTTTACCAACAATTAGGACGATTCAATTACTATCTACTGAgcattgttattatttttcatgGTTTCATAATAACAGGTGGCATGGTACTTTTTACCTGCTACTTCCATTGTATTTCTCCATACCCATTCACCAAGATCGTCATCATAAATAGCGTTAACAGATTCTTTACAAATAGAACATTGGAATGTCATATCTTGAGTCGATTCTGGGACAATGACgaatttcttttccaaaTCAGTTTCACCAAGGGATACGCCCATTGAACTAAATGCATATGGTGCATTACTACTACCGTTATTATTCGTACTgtttgaattcaataagTTGACCATATTTGAAAGTTGAGTATTACCGTTATTTTCTCCTGGTATATTTGCTTGTGAATGAATGTCAATATTAGCTGTTgtcttttgaaatttatcCTGTTGTTTGTTAGAGGAACTCTTCAATGAAAcgatttcatcatcattaaatttaacCCATTGAGTATCATGCAAATACCAATTTCTtgattgaatatttttggCAGTAGAGGTGGTCGTTGCCCCCCCTGTAGTATTACTAGTTGCTGTCGTTCCTTTAATTCTCTTGTTGATTCTGAAATGCCAATCGAGGTGATAACTTTGTGATCTTTTCTCTTCGTTTGAATTACCGAATCTTTTACCACATGTACTACATTTATTTGGTTTAGCTCTATATAAGAGGTGAACAAGGTTATTTTTCacaatttgattattttcgTTTGTTATATTTGATTGATTAAATTGCAAAGTTGGGGtatttaaaatattgaCATTACTTGAAGCAAAAAATGCCTTACAATCATTTAAAACGTTTTGTAGTAATGGTATTGACGGAAGGTTATTATTGTGTGATGAACCATCTAACTCATTATTTAATccatttttgttattttgtTCTGATAGCTTATCATAAAGTGTTACGATTGAATTTTTTGGTGGTGTGAAAATCAAACCTACATGATTCAATGATTTATACAATTCTTCTAGACGTGCTATCTTATTTGTGTTCTGTAGATCAGTAAAACTTTTAGGAGCCACAATTTTAGAGATGTTTCCAAACAAAGACGAAGTAAGACCACTTTCCGACGGTATCGGTACTGGTAAGGAATTCGAGTctgcattattattatttggatcaTTACTACCTGTCATTGAAAGTAAGTTTGGAGTTGGACTATTTGTTGTATTTGTGGATGTCGCGGTTGAACCTGGAGGCAGAGACAAATTAGGTTGCGGCGTAGAGccttgttgttgttgtcttGATCGTTCTTGAAGGACTTGTTGATCTTGTGCAAAAACTTGTCTCAATTGTAATTGAACTTGTTTTAAAGCTTCTACTGTTAATTTCCctttttgtaattcttgtTTCAATTGTGCTAAGACTAACAATTTTGTCTGTAATTTTTGATCATCTGGTTGATCTTTCAATCTTTCATTCGTTATTGCagttaatttatcaatttccCTTAATAATAGTGGAACAGTTGGAGTTGGTAACATTGACTCGAAGTTTTTCTTATGTAATGAACTTGCCttaattaagaaattttcaattttatctaGAGCATTTTTTTCGAATAGTGGTGCTGATCCACCTATAGATTCATTTGGAGTTAACcataatttgaataaagtGATCATTTTGGTTCTTGTTACGTTGTCGACTAACAAGTAGGTCTTTTTGTATAATGAGAATAAATTTCTACTGAAATAAATTGTGTATGGACTACCAGTGTTTTTACAAACGGAATCTAGAACATAGAAGGCGTATAATTTTTGCTTTGGTATACATTTTTCTATTCTTGATTCGATGGCATCGACAAAATATTGAGCGCATgagatattttcttcagcAATTTTCGTTAGAGTGGTGATTATTGGTCTTGAATTAAATGTCAATTCTTCCAAAATACTATTGAAGTCTTTGACTATAATTTCTGTATCCTTGTCCATTTTTGCGATTGATAAGAAAGGGTACAGTACACTTTTAGTctcttaatattatttgctTTACCTAATCTGAATGGCAGATGAGCTAATAGATAGATTTATAGGGAAAAagacaaaagaaaaaaaccGGCCTAGaaacaataaatttttGTATACGGTGCAGGCTGGGTCCAAGATGCTGGAATTTGGGTGGAGCTATTGAAGAGATAAGAAACGGATCTAAGTCGTTAGAAGTTTGTTTCTATATAGAAATACACTCACACGCTctctttttctcttctaGTCTAATAAATGTACTATAATATACGTTCTATATTATTTCACAAATTTCCAGAACATCTAGACACCATCAACAACCCTAATTATATGGTAATTTAGGGTATACTAACAATATTACCTATACATGCCCtaaatacaatacaatgAGATGGAATCTATCTATCTAATCTACTTTGATAGATTCCACCTTTTTGAAGAACATAAagaatagaatatataGTTCCAATTTGAATCACAGTTATAAGTATTTTCCCTTTAAACTGAGACTATTTTGActtcaaaaacaaaaaaaagggAACAGCACTACAACCAAAAAGTGTAAACctacaaagaaaaagtgTAAAtctacaaagaaaaaggagGCAACGTCAATGAATaattcttcctcttctcAAAAACTTCCGACGAAGGAGGATTATATTTCACCCACTAGGTATGCACCTCATTTATCTGAGTTTTACCCCATAGTCAATAGGCAAAGTCATGACGATACGACGAAGAACAATGGGACTAATAATCTTCCGAATGTTCTAAGTAGTAACACCCCTACCCCTACCCCAACtacaactacaactacGACTAGTACgaatgatatattattagaatctCCTAGATCATTatcacaacaacaattaaaagTTGGTTCAAGGCGACCATCTAGCATTGCATCTGGTATGAGTTCAATAAACGATTTACAAACGTTAATTACTAAGAGAGATGTTAAATATACTAGTGATGCGATGTTAGAATTGTTGAAACGGGCAAATGAATTTTCTGTGGCTTTGAGTAATGTTTCTAATAAGGCAGGGTTGATGGCTGAATCAATGGAAAAGATTGCTAAATTGAAAGGTtgtaatgatgatactgCTGATAAGTTGATTAGTGCTAGTGGATTGTTCCATCTTTTAAGTAATCATGAACAAATTATGTCGAgtaatatttctaatttgatgaatgataaattacGTGATGagattgatgaatttaaattgaaaagtaaaGTCTTGGAGAATAATTTTAAGATTAAAAGTAAAGAGGAGAGTTTAAAATTGAAGTTACAAGAAAAACATAATAGTCAATTATCAAAGAGGAAAATTAGGAATTTGATATCTTATAGAGAAAGTTTAACGAATCTACAAAATCAATTGGACTTATTAgagaatattaaatatgattattataGAGATTCTTATTTTATAGTGGAGAATACTTGtaacaaaatattagatGAGATTGCCACTATATCAAGAGCTCAAGTAGAATTATCTGAAAATATTGCTAGAAAAGGTTGGTCAGGTGGTGGGcttgatgaattattgtTAAACGGTGAAGATCcctttaataaatatatagaagaagatattgaagaGGAGAATGCAAACAGACAAGAAGGagaggaagaggaagaagaagaagaagaagaagaagatggttCGTCGACTATACAAAATGACAAAAATACAAGTATACTGCATGAGGAACTTGATAGTACTTCAGTACGAAAcaaatcaatgaataatgctgatgaaaatatgaatttgattCCCTCCATTGAAGTAGTTCATGCGGATGAGACtgataagaataaaaagGGGCATAATTCTGAACCCCGCTTACAAGAACCCGTTTGGATTGATTCATCATCTAGACGAACGTTAACACCGACAAGTAATGGTCAAACGATAGAAGAGCGGACGCGATGTACTGAATGTACAACCATCCAGGCTTCATCTGATCctaaaaacaataataattataatagtAACGAGGGTGACGGTAACGATAaaagtgatgatgatgataatgatgatgatgggAGTCACAGTAGTTTATTTGACAGTTCATTTGCTTTACCAAATAGTAATTCAAATACGCATTCTAATAGCAATATTAGCAATATTggcaataataatgataattgtAACAGCGAAGGAAATCTCGAGAACTCCTCGGTGCATAATTTAcaagaagatattgaaaggGAGCATAAAGTAGTGCAAATGGAGGAAAGcaatgaagaaatcaatGAGAGTACGAACAGTGATACCCATACAAATAACATACTTGATGGTTTAAGTTCTCTTGAGGTTGGTAATAATGCGgatgttgatgaagaatctgGAAAGGattgatattatatttatatatatatatatatatataattcttATGTAGATAAGAACGGAACCTAAAAAagtaaatattatttctatataagtatatacatatatatatatatatatatatataagacATTATACGTGGTGACTACCAGAATTGATaccatttcttttttgaagCTACTAAGGTCTCAGTTTTTGCGTTGTTTTCCCATTGAGTTATTAATCTTTCATCATGattaattttattcatCATTGGTTTTTCCTTTGCTTTCACTGTATTTATAGCCAATTGAGCAATTTGGAAActatgttttcttttcaatctACATTGTTCCCAACCTACCATGGAACCCAATATTAAAGACCCCAACCCCCAATTGGTAGCTTTTATGGGATTTTTActatatatgaatattattgatgatgttATGAACATTGTTGAGAATCCTACCATTGTAGAGTCTCTAAAGCATGgaattgatgataatttttctagATTGAAATCTTTCCATTGGATTGAATTCCAAGCTTGTTTTAACGTTTGTGAATCTATTGAATTTGGGTTTGAATCTGGTTCTTTagaatcattgaattttggGGGTGTATCTTGTAGTAAGATTTTTTGACCTGTTGAATAATTTGTTAATTGTTTTTGGGTTTcttgctgctgttgttgaGCGGGTAGATTGTTCTCGTCGGTTCTTGACATGTCGtcagaagatgaagatgaaaacCAACCCATTATGCCTAAGACGACGAAATATTAGGGGATTagtgttttcttttttttggcTGTTCTCTtgtaaaaatatatttaagaaCAGTCactaaataaataaatcaatttttaCTTGCTAATGTCTCTAACTTCCAGATTGATGGTGTAAAGTTTTGATCCATCATTATAATTGCGGTGTAGCTCTCCCCTAAGGTTAGATACAATCATATTGAAGTTGATATCTTTactaaatttttcaaatgtaTACCAGAGAATTCATCTTACAGACCCGCGACGCATTGATGGAATGGGTAACTAAAAATATACTTGTATAATTGACACGGATACATATCCGTTAGAATTTCAACGGATATAATTCGGTGCCAGTAGCCCAAGCCCCACTGTGTGTTACCCTGGGGGATGCGATGGGGCGGAGTGGAGTTTCTGGAACGGAATGATTTGTCTGCGGCAAATAACTAGCGGCTCTCCCTAGCGCCGTACACCTACCCAGGTCATACGTATGTATATTTGCTCAACGATGATTGGGTAAACTGTGGGAGTCGGGGCGAGGCCAGGCCAGTGACATTTTTTCCTTACTAATATGATGAATGAATGGataaatgaatgaatggTTGACGCCCTTTGctcttgttgttgttgtgtGTTGTGTGTTGTTGTGTGTTGTTGactattgaaaaacaagaaacaaaCCCTGCAAGGTTCTCTCGACgcttgtttctttttatcattatttgtcTATTCTCTCACAcgtatgtacgtacgtacacATACGTGCACTCACACAGTCA from Naumovozyma dairenensis CBS 421 chromosome 3, complete genome includes these protein-coding regions:
- the COX20 gene encoding Cox20p (similar to Saccharomyces cerevisiae COX20 (YDR231C); ancestral locus Anc_8.451), with amino-acid sequence MGWFSSSSSDDMSRTDENNLPAQQQQQETQKQLTNYSTGQKILLQDTPPKFNDSKEPDSNPNSIDSQTLKQAWNSIQWKDFNLEKLSSIPCFRDSTMVGFSTMFITSSIIFIYSKNPIKATNWGLGSLILGSMVGWEQCRLKRKHSFQIAQLAINTVKAKEKPMMNKINHDERLITQWENNAKTETLVASKKKWYQFW
- the IVY1 gene encoding Ivy1p (similar to Saccharomyces cerevisiae IVY1 (YDR229W); ancestral locus Anc_8.450), whose translation is MNNSSSSQKLPTKEDYISPTRYAPHLSEFYPIVNRQSHDDTTKNNGTNNLPNVLSSNTPTPTPTTTTTTTSTNDILLESPRSLSQQQLKVGSRRPSSIASGMSSINDLQTLITKRDVKYTSDAMLELLKRANEFSVALSNVSNKAGLMAESMEKIAKLKGCNDDTADKLISASGLFHLLSNHEQIMSSNISNLMNDKLRDEIDEFKLKSKVLENNFKIKSKEESLKLKLQEKHNSQLSKRKIRNLISYRESLTNLQNQLDLLENIKYDYYRDSYFIVENTCNKILDEIATISRAQVELSENIARKGWSGGGLDELLLNGEDPFNKYIEEDIEEENANRQEGEEEEEEEEEEEDGSSTIQNDKNTSILHEELDSTSVRNKSMNNADENMNLIPSIEVVHADETDKNKKGHNSEPRLQEPVWIDSSSRRTLTPTSNGQTIEERTRCTECTTIQASSDPKNNNNYNSNEGDGNDKSDDDDNDDDGSHSSLFDSSFALPNSNSNTHSNSNISNIGNNNDNCNSEGNLENSSVHNLQEDIEREHKVVQMEESNEEINESTNSDTHTNNILDGLSSLEVGNN
- the PCF11 gene encoding Pcf11p (similar to Saccharomyces cerevisiae PCF11 (YDR228C); ancestral locus Anc_8.444); its protein translation is MDKDTEIIVKDFNSILEELTFNSRPIITTLTKIAEENISCAQYFVDAIESRIEKCIPKQKLYAFYVLDSVCKNTGSPYTIYFSRNLFSLYKKTYLLVDNVTRTKMITLFKLWLTPNESIGGSAPLFEKNALDKIENFLIKASSLHKKNFESMLPTPTVPLLLREIDKLTAITNERLKDQPDDQKLQTKLLVLAQLKQELQKGKLTVEALKQVQLQLRQVFAQDQQVLQERSRQQQQGSTPQPNLSLPPGSTATSTNTTNSPTPNLLSMTGSNDPNNNNADSNSLPVPIPSESGLTSSLFGNISKIVAPKSFTDLQNTNKIARLEELYKSLNHVGLIFTPPKNSIVTLYDKLSEQNNKNGLNNELDGSSHNNNLPSIPLLQNVLNDCKAFFASSNVNILNTPTLQFNQSNITNENNQIVKNNLVHLLYRAKPNKCSTCGKRFGNSNEEKRSQSYHLDWHFRINKRIKGTTATSNTTGGATTTSTAKNIQSRNWYLHDTQWVKFNDDEIVSLKSSSNKQQDKFQKTTANIDIHSQANIPGENNGNTQLSNMVNLLNSNSTNNNGSSNAPYAFSSMGVSLGETDLEKKFVIVPESTQDMTFQCSICKESVNAIYDDDLGEWVWRNTMEVAGKKYHATCYYETMKNNNNAQ